One genomic window of Quercus lobata isolate SW786 chromosome 9, ValleyOak3.0 Primary Assembly, whole genome shotgun sequence includes the following:
- the LOC115959207 gene encoding hyoscyamine 6-dioxygenase-like — MEHLVSSWCNGRSLPESYILPPEKRPGKLTVPLANNIPVIDLGGHDQTDLIQQILEACQEFGFFQVINHGVPSNLMDEAMSVFKEFHALSAKDKAIETSKDPNKSCHIYTSSPNYATEKFHFWRDGLVHHCNPLEKYIQFWPEKPPRYREVVGPYTAEVSKLGFRILEFISQGLGISLGGLGGNQALVVNHYPPCPDPSLTLGLGKHMDPVFINILLQSDVYGLQVFKDEEWIGVEPIPNAFVVNIGYPLQIISNGKLKGAEHRVVTNSNVARTTASYFINPSNETLIEPAKSLVDASYPALYKSLLYKDFLIKYIAASTDSKALEEALRATV, encoded by the exons ATGGAGCACCTTGTTTCAAGCTGGTGCAATGGTCGATCCTTGCCAGAATCATATATACTCCCACCGGAAAAAAGACCAGGGAAGCTCACTGTTCCTCTAGCCAACAATATTCCAGTGATTGATCTCGGGGGTCATGATCAAACAGATTTAATTCAACAAATTCTGGAAGCTTGCCAAGAGTTTGGATTCTTTCAG GTGATCAACCATGGAGTCCCTAGCAACTTAATGGATGAGGCCATGAGTGTTTTTAAGGAGTTTCATGCATTATCTGCCAAGGACAAGGCAATCGAAACTTCAAAGGACCCCAATAAGAGCTGCCACATCTACACAAGCAGTCCAAATTATGCAACTGAAAAGTTTCACTTCTGGAGGGATGGATTGGTGCATCATTGTAATCCTCTAGAGAAATACATCCAATTTTGGCCTGAAAAACCACCTAGATATCG AGAAGTTGTTGGGCCATATACAGCTGAAGTAAGCAAGTTGGGCTTTAGAATTTTGGAGTTCATTTCCCAAGGCTTGGGAATCAGCCTTGGTGGACTTGGTGGAAATCAAGCACTGGTGGTCAATCACTATCCGCCATGCCCAGACCCAAGCTTAACCTTGGGCTTGGGCAAACATATGGACCCAGTTTTCATTAATATTCTTCTTCAAAGTGATGTATACGGGCTTCAAGTCTTCAAGGATGAGGAATGGATTGGTGTTGAACCCATTCCTAACGCTTTTGTGGTTAACATTGGTTATCCGTTGCAG ATTATCAGTAACGGGAAGCTGAAAGGTGCTGAACATCGAGTGGTGACAAATTCAAATGTAGCTCGAACAACTGCTTCCTACTTTATTAATCCATCAAATGAAACACTTATAGAACCAGCAAAAAGTTTGGTTGACGCAAGCTACCCAGCGCTTTATAAGTCCTTGCTATACAAAGACTTTCTTATCAAATACATAGCTGCTTCTACTGACAGTAAAGCATTAGAGGAGGCTTTACGTGCTACTGTATGA